A window of Halomonas sp. H10-9-1 contains these coding sequences:
- a CDS encoding MBL fold metallo-hydrolase produces the protein MTQPDNARQVRPAATLALVRDGASGLEVLMLQRTWQAAFLPGYHVFPGGAVDPQDPDVRAFSSGRGDAAISQTLSLDEGGADYMIAALRECLEEAGLLLAVDGQGRLPSGDHPVLNEGREALRREETSFRTLCERHGLGLPLDRLAYLGHWVTPRGAPRRFDTRFFVALAPPGQQATHDGSETIDHAWLTPAEALAAHRQERMALGYPTLRTLRLIGDFSTAEALLRHAHANPPTPRPSRPWPAHRGGVAWEVEPDAPAYAEVRRLDPHRQGTASAEIVPGRAVELAPGVIRLTAPNPGAMTGPGTNSYLLGNGDEHVVIDPGPADPLHLERLLALAGGRISRVLVTHTHIDHSPGAAWLKARTGARLVGLPPPPGTSQDAGFVPDQRPTHGERLATPVGPLKVLHTPGHASNHLCYLLEPMRLLFAGDQVMQGSTVVINPPDGDMAAYLAALNALGEEAFDTIAPGHGFLISEAHAAIDFLVTHRLAREHKVRLALARHGPASLEALTRHAYDDVPEARRGLAARSALAHLLKLEAEGRAGQQAGLWASRGEG, from the coding sequence ATGACCCAGCCCGACAACGCCCGGCAGGTGCGGCCCGCCGCCACCCTGGCGCTGGTACGCGACGGGGCGTCGGGTCTCGAGGTGCTGATGTTGCAGCGTACCTGGCAGGCGGCCTTCCTGCCCGGCTATCACGTCTTTCCCGGCGGGGCCGTGGATCCCCAGGATCCTGATGTGCGTGCCTTCAGCTCCGGCCGGGGAGACGCCGCCATCAGCCAGACCCTGAGCCTCGACGAGGGCGGCGCCGACTACATGATCGCGGCACTGCGCGAGTGCCTGGAGGAGGCGGGCCTGCTGCTGGCCGTGGACGGCCAGGGGCGCCTGCCGTCGGGGGACCATCCGGTGCTCAACGAGGGGCGCGAGGCGCTGCGCCGCGAGGAGACGAGTTTCCGGACGCTGTGCGAGCGCCACGGTCTTGGCCTGCCGCTGGACCGACTGGCCTACCTGGGTCATTGGGTCACGCCGCGAGGCGCGCCGCGGCGCTTCGACACGCGCTTCTTCGTCGCCCTGGCGCCGCCGGGCCAGCAGGCGACGCATGACGGCAGCGAGACCATCGACCACGCCTGGTTGACTCCCGCCGAGGCCCTGGCCGCGCATCGCCAGGAACGGATGGCGTTGGGCTATCCCACCCTGCGTACCCTGCGCCTGATCGGTGACTTCTCCACCGCCGAGGCGCTGCTGCGCCACGCCCATGCCAATCCGCCGACGCCACGACCCAGTCGCCCCTGGCCGGCCCATCGGGGCGGCGTGGCCTGGGAGGTGGAGCCGGATGCCCCGGCCTACGCGGAGGTGCGCCGCCTGGACCCGCACCGCCAGGGCACGGCCAGCGCCGAGATCGTGCCGGGCCGGGCGGTCGAGCTGGCGCCGGGAGTGATCCGGCTCACCGCGCCCAATCCGGGGGCGATGACCGGCCCCGGCACCAATAGCTACCTGCTGGGCAACGGTGACGAGCATGTGGTGATCGACCCCGGCCCCGCGGACCCACTCCACCTGGAGCGGCTGCTGGCGCTGGCCGGCGGACGCATCTCCCGGGTGCTGGTGACCCACACCCATATCGACCACTCGCCGGGGGCGGCCTGGCTCAAGGCACGCACCGGCGCCCGGCTGGTGGGCCTGCCGCCGCCGCCCGGAACCAGCCAGGACGCCGGCTTCGTGCCCGACCAGCGGCCGACCCACGGCGAGCGCCTGGCAACGCCGGTGGGCCCGCTCAAGGTGCTGCACACCCCGGGCCACGCCTCCAACCATCTCTGCTACCTGCTGGAGCCGATGCGGCTGCTGTTCGCCGGCGACCAGGTGATGCAAGGCTCCACGGTGGTGATCAACCCGCCGGACGGCGACATGGCCGCCTACCTGGCGGCGCTGAATGCCCTGGGAGAGGAGGCCTTCGATACCATCGCCCCGGGCCATGGCTTCCTGATCAGCGAGGCCCACGCCGCCATCGACTTCCTGGTCACCCATCGCCTGGCTCGCGAGCACAAGGTGCGCCTGGCGCTGGCGCGACACGGGCCGGCCAGCCTGGAGGCGCTCACCCGGCATGCCTACGACGATGTGCCCGAGGCGCGCCGGGGGCTGGCCGCGCGCTCGGCCCTGGCGCATCTGCTCAAGCTGGAGGCGGAGGGGCGGGCAGGGCAGCAGGCGGGGCTATGGGCCTCTCGCGGCGAAGGGTGA